The following proteins are co-located in the Mesorhizobium sp. M1E.F.Ca.ET.045.02.1.1 genome:
- a CDS encoding NADH-quinone oxidoreductase subunit M, with the protein MTDWPILSLVTFLPLVGVLFILPISDDSENARRNIRSIAFITTAFTFVVSLFIWKGFDNSQAGFQFVEKHAWLDSGISYHMGVDGISMLFVILTTFLMPLCILASWEAIEKRVKAYMIAFLILETLMIGVFCALDIVLFYVFFEAGLIPMFIIIGVWGGKRRVYASFKFFLYTLAGSVLMLLAIMAMFFQSGTTDMTTLLTHNFPASMQTWLWLAFFASFAVKMPMWPVHTWLPDAHVEAPTAGSVILAAILLKMGGYGFLRFSLPMFPLASEMFAPLIFTLSVVAIIYTSLVALMQEDMKKLIAYSSVAHMGFVTMGTFAMNQEGVQGAIYQMLSHGLVSGALFLCVGVIYDRMHTREIDAYGGLVNNMPKYATVFMIFTMANVGLPGTSGFVGEFLTMLGVFRVNTWVAFFAATGVILSAAYALWLYRRVIFGALTKESLKNLLDLSTREKVIIYPLVALVIFFGVYPAPVFDATTQSVKALVTNVTASINSAQTAAAN; encoded by the coding sequence ATGACCGACTGGCCAATCCTCTCGCTGGTCACCTTCCTGCCGCTGGTTGGTGTTCTCTTCATTCTGCCGATCAGCGACGACAGCGAAAACGCGCGCCGCAACATCCGCTCGATCGCCTTCATCACGACGGCGTTCACCTTCGTGGTGTCGCTGTTCATCTGGAAGGGCTTCGACAATTCGCAGGCCGGCTTCCAGTTCGTGGAAAAACACGCCTGGCTGGATTCAGGCATCTCCTACCACATGGGCGTCGACGGCATCTCGATGCTGTTCGTCATCCTGACCACCTTCCTGATGCCGCTTTGCATCCTCGCCTCGTGGGAGGCGATCGAGAAGCGGGTCAAGGCCTATATGATCGCCTTCCTGATCCTCGAGACGCTGATGATCGGCGTGTTCTGCGCGCTCGACATCGTGCTGTTCTATGTCTTCTTCGAGGCGGGCCTGATCCCGATGTTCATCATCATCGGCGTCTGGGGCGGCAAGCGGCGCGTCTATGCCTCGTTCAAGTTCTTCCTCTATACGCTTGCCGGCTCGGTGCTGATGCTGCTCGCCATCATGGCGATGTTCTTCCAGTCCGGCACGACCGACATGACCACGCTGTTGACGCATAACTTCCCGGCCAGCATGCAGACCTGGCTGTGGCTTGCCTTCTTCGCCTCCTTCGCGGTGAAGATGCCGATGTGGCCGGTGCACACCTGGCTGCCTGACGCCCACGTCGAGGCACCGACGGCGGGCTCGGTCATCCTGGCCGCCATCCTGCTGAAGATGGGCGGGTACGGCTTCCTGCGCTTCTCGCTGCCGATGTTCCCGCTGGCGTCCGAGATGTTCGCGCCGCTGATCTTCACGCTCTCGGTCGTCGCCATCATCTACACCTCGCTGGTGGCGCTGATGCAGGAGGACATGAAGAAGCTGATCGCCTATTCGTCGGTCGCCCACATGGGCTTCGTCACCATGGGCACCTTCGCGATGAACCAGGAAGGCGTGCAGGGGGCGATCTACCAGATGCTCAGCCACGGCCTCGTCTCCGGCGCGCTGTTCCTGTGCGTCGGCGTCATCTACGACCGCATGCATACGCGCGAGATCGACGCCTATGGCGGGCTGGTCAACAACATGCCGAAATACGCCACTGTGTTCATGATCTTCACCATGGCCAATGTCGGCCTGCCGGGAACCAGCGGCTTCGTCGGCGAGTTCCTGACCATGCTCGGTGTGTTCCGGGTCAACACCTGGGTGGCGTTCTTCGCCGCCACCGGCGTCATCCTGTCGGCGGCTTATGCGCTCTGGCTCTACCGCCGCGTGATCTTCGGCGCGCTGACCAAGGAAAGCCTGAAGAACCTGCTGGACCTCTCGACGCGCGAGAAGGTCATCATCTACCCGCTGGTGGCGCTGGTCATCTTCTTCGGCGTCTATCCGGCGCCGGTGTTCGACGCCACGACGCAGTCGGTCAAGGCGCTCGTCACCAACGTCACCGCTTCCATCAATTCCGCGCAGACCGCGGCGGCGAACTGA
- the nuoL gene encoding NADH-quinone oxidoreductase subunit L, translating to MYQAIVFLPLLGFLIVGLFGNSLGAKASEYITSGFLVISAVLSWIAFFTVGFGHGEVFTVPVLRWIQAGGLDAAWALRIDTLTAVMLVVVNTVSSLVHIYSIGYMHHDPDRPRFFAYLSLFTFAMLMLVTADNLVQMYFGWEGVGLASYLLIGFWYKKPSANAAAIKAFVVNRVGDFGFALGIFGVFVLFGSVNLGTVFANAASFLPAEGAPEGAAVLTFLGHALDKHIALTVVCLLLFMGAMGKSAQVPLHTWLPDAMEGPTPVSALIHAATMVTAGVFMLARLSPLFELSHSALTVVTFIGAFTAFFAATVGLVQNDIKRVIAYSTCSQLGYMFVALGVGAYGAAIFHLFTHAFFKALLFLGSGSVIHAVSDEQDMRKMGGLRTLIPKTYWMMVIGTLALTGVGIPATVIGTAGFFSKDAIIEASFASHNAIAGFAFVLLVIAACFTSFYSWRLIFMTFHGEPRASHEVMHHVHESPPVMLVPLYVLAAGALFAGIAFHGAFIGEGYAEFWKASLFTLPENHILHEIHELPLWVELAPFIAMVIGFAVAWKFYIRSPELPRSVAANHRLLYGFLLNKWYFDELYDFLFVRPAKRLGRFLWKTGDGAVIDGLGPDGISARVVDVTNRVVKLQTGYLYHYAFAMLIGVAALVTWMML from the coding sequence ATGTACCAGGCCATCGTCTTCCTTCCGCTGCTCGGCTTCCTGATTGTCGGCCTGTTCGGCAATTCGCTCGGCGCCAAGGCATCCGAATACATCACCTCCGGCTTCCTGGTGATCTCGGCAGTGCTGTCGTGGATCGCCTTCTTCACGGTCGGCTTCGGCCATGGCGAGGTGTTCACCGTGCCGGTGCTGCGCTGGATCCAGGCCGGCGGGCTCGACGCCGCCTGGGCGCTCAGGATCGACACGCTCACGGCCGTGATGCTGGTCGTCGTCAACACGGTGTCGTCGCTGGTCCATATCTATTCGATCGGCTACATGCACCACGATCCGGACCGGCCGCGCTTCTTCGCCTATCTGTCGCTGTTCACCTTCGCGATGCTGATGCTGGTGACGGCCGACAATCTGGTGCAGATGTACTTCGGCTGGGAAGGCGTCGGCCTCGCCTCCTACCTGCTGATCGGCTTCTGGTACAAGAAGCCTTCCGCCAACGCCGCGGCCATCAAGGCCTTCGTCGTCAACCGCGTCGGCGACTTCGGCTTCGCGCTTGGCATCTTCGGCGTCTTCGTGCTGTTCGGCTCGGTCAATCTCGGCACAGTCTTTGCCAACGCAGCCTCCTTCCTTCCGGCCGAAGGTGCGCCGGAAGGGGCCGCGGTGCTGACTTTCCTCGGCCATGCGCTGGACAAGCATATCGCGCTGACGGTGGTCTGCCTGCTGCTCTTCATGGGCGCCATGGGCAAGTCGGCGCAGGTGCCGCTGCACACCTGGCTGCCCGACGCCATGGAGGGCCCGACGCCCGTGTCGGCGCTGATCCATGCCGCGACCATGGTGACGGCCGGCGTGTTCATGCTGGCGAGACTCTCGCCGCTGTTCGAGCTGTCGCATTCGGCGCTGACCGTCGTCACCTTCATCGGCGCCTTCACCGCCTTCTTCGCGGCGACCGTCGGCCTGGTGCAGAACGACATCAAGCGCGTGATCGCCTATTCGACCTGCTCGCAGCTCGGCTACATGTTCGTGGCGCTCGGCGTCGGCGCCTATGGCGCGGCGATCTTCCACCTGTTCACGCACGCTTTCTTCAAGGCGCTGCTGTTCCTCGGCTCGGGCTCGGTCATCCATGCCGTCTCCGACGAGCAGGACATGCGCAAGATGGGCGGGTTGCGGACGCTCATCCCCAAGACCTACTGGATGATGGTGATCGGCACGCTGGCGCTGACCGGCGTCGGCATCCCGGCGACGGTGATCGGCACCGCTGGCTTCTTCTCCAAGGACGCCATCATCGAGGCGTCCTTCGCCAGCCACAACGCGATCGCGGGCTTCGCTTTCGTGCTGCTGGTCATCGCCGCCTGCTTCACCAGCTTCTATTCCTGGCGGCTGATCTTCATGACCTTCCACGGCGAGCCGCGCGCGAGCCACGAAGTCATGCACCACGTCCATGAATCACCGCCGGTGATGCTGGTGCCGCTCTATGTGCTGGCCGCCGGCGCGCTGTTTGCCGGTATTGCCTTCCACGGCGCCTTCATCGGCGAGGGCTATGCCGAGTTCTGGAAGGCGTCGCTGTTCACGCTGCCGGAGAACCACATCCTGCACGAGATCCACGAATTGCCGTTGTGGGTGGAGCTGGCTCCGTTCATCGCCATGGTCATCGGCTTCGCGGTGGCCTGGAAGTTCTATATCCGCTCGCCGGAACTGCCCCGAAGCGTCGCCGCCAACCATCGCCTGCTCTATGGCTTCCTGCTCAACAAGTGGTATTTCGACGAGCTCTACGACTTTCTGTTCGTGCGGCCGGCGAAGCGCCTCGGCAGGTTCCTGTGGAAGACCGGTGACGGCGCCGTCATCGACGGCCTCGGCCCCGACGGCATCTCGGCGCGCGTCGTCGACGTCACCAACCGGGTCGTCAAGCTGCAGACCGGCTATCTCTACCACTATGCCTTCGCCATGCTGATCGGCGTGGCCGCTCTCGTCACCTGGATGATGCTCTGA
- a CDS encoding biotin--[acetyl-CoA-carboxylase] ligase, whose translation MAFRLAPTAASEGFRLEAHDSVGSTNALALDHARAGDPGKLWIVSKKQESGRGRRGRAWATPEGNLAATLLLVPGGELRLAATLGFVAGLALADALDAVVPQGRIAVGLDGGSEGRNRFELKWPNDVLASGAKLAGILLESAMLEGGRFAVAVGIGVNVVAYPEDLPYPATSLQALGANCDAERLFLALSDAWSENARLWDDGRGLAAIRKRWLARAAGLGGEVAVRIDGNVVRGVFETIDEDCRFVIRDDDGSVLTIAAGDVHFGAVASARG comes from the coding sequence ATGGCATTTCGGCTGGCTCCAACCGCGGCGTCGGAGGGGTTCCGGCTCGAGGCCCATGACAGTGTCGGCTCGACCAACGCGCTGGCGCTGGACCATGCGCGGGCCGGCGATCCGGGAAAACTCTGGATCGTCTCGAAGAAGCAGGAAAGCGGGCGCGGGCGGCGCGGCCGCGCCTGGGCGACGCCTGAAGGCAATCTGGCGGCAACACTGCTCCTGGTTCCCGGCGGCGAACTGCGGCTCGCCGCGACGCTCGGCTTCGTCGCGGGACTGGCGCTGGCCGACGCGCTCGATGCCGTCGTTCCGCAGGGCCGGATCGCCGTCGGCCTTGACGGCGGCAGTGAAGGACGCAACCGCTTCGAGCTGAAATGGCCGAACGACGTGCTCGCCTCCGGCGCCAAGCTCGCCGGCATCCTGCTGGAATCGGCGATGCTCGAAGGCGGCCGCTTTGCCGTTGCCGTCGGCATCGGCGTCAATGTCGTGGCTTACCCCGAGGATTTGCCCTATCCGGCGACATCGCTGCAGGCGTTGGGCGCCAATTGCGATGCCGAGAGGCTGTTCCTGGCGCTTTCGGATGCCTGGAGCGAGAACGCCAGACTGTGGGACGACGGACGCGGGCTTGCCGCGATCAGGAAGCGCTGGCTGGCGCGCGCGGCCGGGCTCGGCGGCGAGGTTGCTGTCAGAATTGACGGCAATGTGGTTCGTGGCGTCTTCGAGACCATTGACGAGGACTGCCGTTTCGTGATCCGCGACGATGACGGATCGGTTCTGACGATCGCGGCCGGCGACGTGCATTTCGGCGCGGTCGCCTCGGCGCGAGGTTGA
- the nuoK gene encoding NADH-quinone oxidoreductase subunit NuoK: MVVGIAHYLTVSAILFTLGVFGIFLNRRNIIVILMSIELILLAVNINFVAFSAAMHDLVGQVFALFVLTVAAAEAAIGLAILVVFFRNRGSIAVEDVNQMKG, encoded by the coding sequence ATGGTCGTCGGCATCGCGCATTATCTGACCGTATCGGCGATCCTGTTCACGCTCGGCGTGTTCGGCATCTTTTTGAACCGCCGCAACATCATCGTCATCCTGATGTCGATCGAGCTGATCCTGCTCGCGGTCAACATCAACTTCGTCGCCTTCTCGGCGGCGATGCATGACCTCGTCGGACAGGTGTTCGCCCTGTTCGTGCTGACGGTCGCGGCAGCCGAGGCCGCGATCGGACTTGCCATTCTTGTCGTCTTCTTCCGCAACCGCGGCTCGATCGCGGTCGAAGACGTGAACCAGATGAAGGGTTGA
- a CDS encoding NADH-quinone oxidoreductase subunit J: MLSGLEAVFFYLFAFIAVASAFMVISSRNPVHSVLFLILTFFNAAGLFMLTGAEFLAMILLVVYVGAVMVLFLFVVMMLDVDFAEMKQGALQYAPIGALVGLILAAELIIVLGGYSFAPELASTVAKATPDLATRSNTAALGDILYTDYLYYFQIAGLVLLVAMIGAIVLTLRHKPGVKRQSIAAQVGRTPATGMEIRKVKSGEGI, encoded by the coding sequence ATGCTGAGTGGACTAGAGGCGGTCTTTTTCTACCTCTTCGCCTTTATTGCCGTGGCGTCGGCCTTCATGGTCATTTCGTCGCGCAACCCCGTGCATTCGGTGCTGTTCCTGATCCTCACCTTCTTCAATGCCGCGGGCCTGTTCATGCTGACCGGCGCCGAGTTCCTGGCGATGATCCTGCTCGTCGTCTATGTCGGCGCGGTGATGGTGCTGTTCCTGTTCGTCGTCATGATGCTCGACGTCGACTTTGCCGAGATGAAGCAGGGCGCGCTGCAATACGCGCCGATCGGCGCGCTGGTCGGGCTGATCCTGGCGGCTGAGCTGATCATCGTGCTCGGCGGCTACAGCTTCGCGCCTGAGCTTGCCTCGACGGTGGCGAAGGCAACGCCGGACCTCGCCACGCGCTCCAACACGGCCGCGCTCGGCGACATCCTCTACACGGACTACCTCTATTACTTCCAGATCGCCGGCCTCGTGCTCCTGGTCGCCATGATCGGCGCTATCGTGCTGACGCTGCGCCACAAGCCTGGCGTCAAGCGGCAGTCGATCGCTGCCCAGGTCGGCCGCACGCCGGCGACGGGCATGGAAATCCGCAAGGTCAAGTCGGGCGAGGGTATCTGA
- the nuoH gene encoding NADH-quinone oxidoreductase subunit NuoH: protein MDTFFSFYVLPALLILLKSVALIVVLLIFVAYVLYADRKIWAAVQLRRGPNVVGPWGTLQAFADLLKFVFKEPVIPSGANKGVFLLAPLVSAVLAISAWAVIPVNEGWAIANINVGILYVFAISSLEVYGVIMGGWASNSKYPFLGALRSAAQMVSYEVSIGFVIVTVLLTVGSLNLSDIVLAQQDGLGTRLGLPNTFLDWHWLSLFPMFIVFFISALAETNRPPFDLVEAESELVAGHMVEYSSTPFLLFFLGEYVAVVLMCALATILFLGGWLPPFNFAPFTWVPGLIWFVLKVCLVFFMFSMVKAFVPRYRYDQLMRLGWKVFLPISLFMVVATAAFLKITGFA from the coding sequence ATGGACACCTTCTTCTCCTTCTACGTGCTGCCGGCGCTGCTGATCCTTCTGAAATCGGTGGCGCTGATCGTCGTTCTTCTGATCTTCGTGGCCTATGTGCTCTATGCCGACCGCAAGATCTGGGCGGCGGTGCAACTGCGCCGCGGCCCGAACGTCGTAGGCCCCTGGGGAACGCTGCAGGCCTTCGCCGACCTTTTGAAATTCGTGTTCAAGGAGCCGGTGATCCCGTCCGGCGCCAACAAGGGCGTCTTCCTGCTCGCGCCGCTGGTGTCGGCGGTGCTGGCGATCTCGGCCTGGGCCGTTATTCCGGTCAATGAGGGCTGGGCGATCGCCAACATCAATGTCGGCATCCTCTATGTCTTCGCCATCTCCTCGCTCGAAGTCTATGGCGTGATCATGGGCGGCTGGGCGTCCAACTCGAAATATCCGTTCCTCGGCGCGTTGCGCTCGGCCGCGCAGATGGTGTCCTACGAGGTCTCGATCGGCTTCGTCATCGTCACCGTTCTGCTCACAGTCGGCTCGCTCAACCTCTCCGACATCGTGCTGGCGCAACAGGATGGGCTGGGCACGCGGCTCGGCCTGCCCAACACCTTCCTCGACTGGCACTGGCTGTCGCTGTTCCCGATGTTCATCGTCTTCTTCATCTCGGCGCTGGCCGAGACGAACCGTCCGCCGTTCGATCTGGTGGAGGCGGAATCGGAACTCGTCGCCGGCCACATGGTTGAATATTCGTCGACGCCGTTCCTGCTCTTCTTCCTGGGCGAGTACGTCGCCGTCGTTCTGATGTGCGCACTGGCCACCATCCTCTTCCTCGGCGGCTGGCTGCCACCGTTCAACTTCGCGCCCTTCACCTGGGTGCCGGGATTGATCTGGTTCGTGCTCAAGGTCTGCCTGGTGTTCTTCATGTTCTCGATGGTGAAGGCGTTCGTGCCGCGCTACCGCTACGACCAGCTGATGCGGCTGGGCTGGAAGGTCTTCCTGCCGATCTCGCTGTTCATGGTGGTAGCCACCGCCGCCTTCCTCAAGATCACGGGATTTGCGTGA
- the nuoI gene encoding NADH-quinone oxidoreductase subunit NuoI, which yields MSALAQAAKALLLKDFVSAFFLSMRQFVAPKETINYPHEKGPTSPRFRGEHALRRYPNGEERCIACKLCEAICPAQAITIEAGPRRNDGTRRTVRYDIDMVKCIYCGFCQEACPVDAIVEGPNFEFATETREELYYNKEKLLANGDRWERELARNIALDAPYR from the coding sequence ATGTCCGCTCTTGCCCAAGCCGCAAAGGCCCTGCTGCTGAAGGATTTCGTCAGCGCTTTCTTCCTTTCGATGCGCCAGTTCGTGGCGCCGAAGGAGACGATCAACTATCCGCACGAGAAGGGGCCGACCAGCCCGCGCTTTCGTGGCGAACACGCGCTGCGCCGCTATCCCAACGGCGAGGAACGCTGCATCGCCTGCAAGCTCTGCGAAGCGATCTGCCCGGCGCAGGCGATCACCATCGAGGCCGGCCCGCGCCGCAACGACGGCACGCGCCGCACCGTGCGCTACGACATCGACATGGTGAAGTGCATCTATTGCGGTTTCTGCCAGGAAGCCTGCCCGGTCGACGCGATCGTCGAGGGGCCGAATTTCGAATTCGCGACCGAGACGCGCGAGGAGCTTTACTACAACAAGGAAAAGCTGCTCGCGAACGGCGATCGCTGGGAGCGGGAACTGGCGCGCAACATCGCGCTGGACGCGCCCTATCGCTGA
- the nuoN gene encoding NADH-quinone oxidoreductase subunit NuoN: MTPDLLSSLSLSTPELILAIGALALLMVGAYSRSNNTMTVTGLAVVVLVVAGLWLAFSGGEGSAYGSAFVQDSFGRFMKTLALIGSAVTLVMSMRFARQEHFDKFEYPVLILLCTLGMMLMISANGMIGLYLGLELQSLAIYVLAAINRDNLRSTEAGLKYFVLGALSSGMLLYGISLVYGYTGNTGFHEIATALGTGERQLGLVFGLVFVLAGLAFKISAVPFHMWTPDVYEGAPTPITAFLAAAPKMAAMALIVRVTMGAFKPIAADWQQIVVFISIASMTLGAFAAIGQTNIKRLMAYSSIGHMGYALVGLAANSQAGVRGVAIYMLIYLVMTLGTFAFILAMRRKEGNVEQISDLAGLASTNPIMATILTILMFSLAGIPPLAGFWGKWYVFLAAINANLYTLAIIGVLASVVGAYYYLRIIKIMWFDEPVGGFVPMASELRLVLGVSGAFVLFYVLIGGPIGSYAEAAAKTFF, translated from the coding sequence ATGACGCCGGACCTTCTCTCCAGCCTTTCGCTCTCGACGCCGGAGCTGATCCTTGCCATCGGCGCGCTCGCGCTTTTGATGGTGGGCGCCTATTCGCGCTCCAACAACACGATGACGGTGACCGGGCTCGCGGTCGTGGTACTGGTGGTCGCCGGCCTGTGGCTGGCCTTCTCCGGCGGCGAGGGATCTGCCTATGGCAGCGCCTTCGTCCAGGATTCCTTCGGCCGCTTCATGAAGACCTTGGCGCTGATCGGCTCCGCAGTAACGCTGGTCATGTCGATGCGCTTTGCCAGGCAGGAGCATTTCGACAAGTTCGAGTATCCGGTGCTGATCCTGCTCTGCACGCTCGGCATGATGCTGATGATCTCGGCCAACGGCATGATCGGGCTCTATCTCGGGCTGGAGCTGCAGTCGCTGGCGATCTATGTGCTGGCGGCGATCAACCGCGACAATCTCCGCTCGACCGAGGCGGGCCTCAAATACTTCGTCCTCGGCGCGCTGTCGTCGGGCATGCTGCTCTACGGCATCAGCCTAGTCTACGGCTACACCGGCAACACCGGCTTCCATGAGATCGCGACGGCGCTGGGCACCGGCGAGCGGCAGCTCGGCCTCGTCTTCGGTCTGGTCTTCGTGCTCGCGGGCCTTGCCTTCAAGATCTCGGCGGTGCCGTTCCATATGTGGACGCCGGACGTCTATGAAGGCGCGCCGACCCCGATCACCGCCTTCCTCGCGGCGGCGCCGAAGATGGCGGCGATGGCGCTGATCGTGCGTGTCACCATGGGCGCCTTCAAGCCGATCGCCGCCGACTGGCAGCAGATCGTTGTCTTCATCTCCATCGCCTCCATGACGCTCGGCGCCTTCGCGGCGATCGGCCAGACCAACATCAAGCGGCTGATGGCCTATTCCTCGATCGGCCATATGGGCTATGCGCTGGTCGGCCTCGCCGCCAACAGCCAGGCCGGCGTGCGCGGCGTCGCCATCTACATGCTGATCTATCTGGTGATGACGCTCGGCACCTTCGCCTTCATCCTCGCCATGCGGCGCAAGGAAGGCAATGTCGAGCAGATCAGCGATCTCGCCGGACTTGCCTCGACCAACCCGATCATGGCCACCATCCTCACCATCCTGATGTTCTCGCTGGCCGGCATTCCGCCTCTCGCGGGCTTCTGGGGGAAGTGGTACGTGTTCCTGGCCGCCATCAACGCCAACCTCTATACGCTGGCGATCATCGGCGTGCTGGCCTCGGTGGTGGGCGCCTACTATTACCTGCGCATCATCAAGATCATGTGGTTCGACGAGCCGGTCGGCGGCTTCGTGCCGATGGCGAGCGAGCTGCGCCTCGTGCTCGGCGTCAGCGGCGCCTTCGTGCTGTTCTACGTGCTGATCGGCGGGCCGATCGGCAGCTACGCCGAAGCCGCCGCCAAGACCTTCTTCTGA
- the nuoG gene encoding NADH-quinone oxidoreductase subunit NuoG codes for MAKLKVDGKEITVPDHYTLLQAAEDAGAEVPRFCFHERLSIAGNCRMCLIEVKGGPPKPQASCAMGVRDLRPGPNGEPPEIFTNTPMVKKAREGVMEFLLINHPLDCPICDQGGECDLQDQAMAFGVDSSRYHENKRAVEDKYIGPLVKTVMNRCIHCTRCVRFTTEVAGISELGLIGRGEDAEITTYLEQAMTSELQGNVIDLCPVGALTSKPFAFQARPWELTKTESIDVMDAVGSAIRVDSRGREVMRILPRVNEAVNEEWISDKTRFIWDGLRTQRLDRPYVRKNGKLVPASWAEAFVAIKDEVSKTAPERIGAIAGDLAAVEEIYALKLLMAALGSKNIDCRQDGAALDPSLGRASYIFNPTIEGIEQADAVLIIGANPRFEASVLNARIRKRWRVGNLPIGVIGEIGDTRYDYELLGAGPESLKDLADGNGKFFEVLKKATHPLIIVGQGALARADGAAVLGQAAKLATAVEAVTADWNGFAVLHNAAARVGGLDVGFVPGEGGKNVAGMLGETDLLFLLGADEIDMAKTGGAFVVYIGTHGDAGAHRANVILPGAAYTEKSGTYVNTEGRVQQTNRAGFAPGEAREDWAILRALSDVLGKKLPFDSLAQLRAKLYGEHPHLARIDQVLPGSADDIAKAAKLGGRLNKGTFTSPVKDFYLTNPIARASAVMAECSALAKSGFKQAAE; via the coding sequence ATGGCAAAGCTCAAGGTCGACGGGAAAGAGATTACGGTACCCGACCACTACACGCTGCTGCAGGCGGCCGAGGACGCCGGCGCGGAAGTGCCGCGCTTCTGCTTCCACGAGCGGCTGTCGATCGCCGGCAACTGCCGTATGTGCCTGATCGAGGTGAAGGGCGGTCCGCCCAAGCCGCAAGCCTCCTGCGCCATGGGTGTGCGCGACCTGCGCCCCGGCCCGAATGGCGAGCCGCCGGAGATCTTCACCAACACGCCGATGGTCAAGAAGGCCCGCGAAGGCGTGATGGAGTTCCTGCTGATCAACCATCCGCTGGATTGCCCGATCTGCGACCAGGGCGGCGAGTGCGACCTGCAGGACCAGGCGATGGCCTTCGGCGTCGATTCGTCGCGCTATCACGAGAACAAGCGCGCGGTCGAAGACAAATATATCGGCCCGCTGGTCAAGACGGTGATGAACCGCTGCATCCATTGCACGCGCTGCGTCCGCTTCACCACCGAGGTCGCCGGCATTTCCGAGCTTGGCCTGATCGGCCGCGGCGAGGATGCCGAGATCACCACCTATCTCGAGCAGGCGATGACGTCCGAGCTGCAGGGCAACGTCATCGATCTCTGCCCGGTCGGCGCGCTGACCTCCAAGCCGTTCGCCTTCCAGGCGCGGCCATGGGAGCTCACCAAGACGGAATCGATCGATGTCATGGACGCCGTCGGCTCGGCGATCCGCGTCGACTCCCGGGGCCGTGAAGTGATGCGCATCCTGCCGCGCGTCAACGAAGCGGTGAACGAGGAGTGGATCTCCGACAAGACCCGCTTCATCTGGGATGGCCTGCGCACGCAGCGCCTCGATCGCCCCTATGTGCGTAAGAACGGCAAGCTCGTCCCGGCAAGCTGGGCAGAAGCGTTTGTAGCCATCAAGGACGAGGTTTCGAAGACGGCGCCCGAGCGGATCGGGGCGATTGCCGGCGACCTCGCTGCGGTCGAGGAAATCTACGCGCTCAAGCTTCTGATGGCAGCGCTCGGCTCGAAGAACATCGACTGCCGCCAGGATGGCGCAGCGCTCGATCCGTCGCTCGGCCGCGCCAGCTACATCTTCAACCCGACCATCGAGGGCATCGAGCAGGCCGACGCGGTGCTGATCATCGGCGCCAATCCCCGCTTCGAGGCCTCGGTGCTCAACGCGCGCATCCGCAAGCGCTGGCGCGTCGGCAATCTGCCGATCGGCGTCATCGGAGAGATCGGTGACACGCGCTACGACTACGAACTGCTCGGCGCCGGCCCCGAATCGCTGAAGGACCTGGCCGACGGCAACGGCAAGTTCTTCGAGGTGCTGAAGAAGGCGACGCATCCGCTGATCATCGTCGGCCAGGGCGCGCTGGCGCGCGCCGATGGCGCGGCGGTGCTCGGCCAGGCGGCCAAGCTCGCCACGGCCGTTGAGGCCGTGACGGCCGACTGGAACGGCTTCGCGGTGCTCCACAACGCCGCGGCCAGAGTCGGCGGCCTCGATGTCGGCTTCGTGCCGGGCGAGGGCGGCAAGAACGTCGCCGGCATGCTCGGCGAGACGGATCTTCTGTTCCTGCTTGGCGCCGACGAGATCGATATGGCCAAGACCGGCGGCGCCTTCGTCGTCTATATCGGCACGCATGGCGATGCCGGCGCGCACCGCGCCAACGTCATCCTGCCGGGCGCGGCCTATACCGAAAAGTCGGGCACCTATGTCAACACGGAAGGCCGCGTGCAGCAGACCAACCGTGCCGGCTTCGCGCCGGGCGAGGCGCGCGAGGACTGGGCGATCCTGAGGGCGCTTTCGGACGTGCTCGGCAAGAAGCTGCCGTTCGATTCGCTGGCGCAGCTGCGCGCCAAGCTCTATGGCGAGCACCCGCATCTCGCCCGTATCGATCAGGTTCTGCCCGGTAGCGCCGACGACATCGCCAAGGCGGCGAAGCTCGGCGGCCGGCTGAACAAGGGCACCTTCACCTCGCCGGTGAAGGATTTTTATCTGACCAACCCGATCGCGCGGGCCTCGGCCGTGATGGCCGAATGCTCGGCGCTGGCCAAGAGCGGCTTCAAGCAGGCGGCGGAATAA